CGGCCGCGGACCAGAGCGGTGACACGAAACCACCGGCCCAAACCTCGTCTTGAAAAACAGCGACCGGGCTGTCTCGCGAACCGTGATGGGAAGTACGCCCGGAATCGGTCAGCCTCCTATTGCGGGCCATCAGTAGCCGCAATTCGATGAATGTTCGGAGTTTCGCTTGTCTTCGGGGCCGACTGCGATTGTGATAACACCAATGGCTCAATCGACACCGAGGTTGGTGGACATCGCCGAGCGATGCGGGACGTCGGTGACATCGGTGTCGAGGATACTGCGCAATCAACGGCTCGAGGAATACAGCCAGGACACACAAGACCGCGTCCGCAAAGCCGCGGCCGAGCTCGGCTGGCGGCCCAACCTCATCGTCCGCGGCATGCGGACTGGTAAGACCCAGACCATCGGTGTCTTCATCGCCCCGTACGACACCTTCTGGACCGGCGTGCTCTTTGGCGTTCACGACACGCTGCTCGAATCGGAGAAGGTTCCGCTCGTGCTCTGGCCCCACGCGCTGGTCCATCCGACACTCGACCCACACGATGCCAACCAACGCCCGGAAACCGTCTCGGCCAACAGCGACGAACGTCTGATCTTTTCCACCGGCAGCCAATCACTGACCGGATCGCCCGTCGATCCGACCGGCTCGGCCCGACGAGAACTGGATCGCATCAACTACCTCGAAGACCGGCGGGTCGACGCGATCATCTCCTGGCCCCTGCAAGAGGACAACGCACGTCAACGGCTCGCGATGCTCAGCAACCGCGGTTGGCGTGTCGTGATGATCGACGACCGACTGCCCGACGCCGAGTCGGCCCTGTTCGTCGGGATGAACGAACCGGCAACGATGAAACTAATCGCCGAGCATCTTCGAAAGCTGCAACACCAAACCATCGGGTTCGTCGGCTACGACCGTGATACGACCTGGTCCCGGCAACGCCGGGAGGCTTTCCTGGAGGTGTTCGGCCCGGACGCCCCGATGGTGAACCTCGTTGTCGACAACGACGACGTGCAGGACGAAGCGATCCGGATGCTCCGCGAACGGCCGGACATTACCGGCATCGTCGCCGGCAGCGACCACATGGCTCGCCATGTCTGCCGGGCGGCACTTCGGGTCGGGCGGTCAGTGCCGGGAGATCTTTCGGTCGTCGGCTATGGCAACGACCTTTACGGCCGGGGCGACGTACCACTGACCACGATCGACCAACGCCCGTACGATTTGGGCAAAGCGGCGGCCGATTTGGGCATTAACCGAACCGGCGATGCGTCGTCCGATGTCCTTTTTGTCGGTCAACTGGTGGAACGGGCCTCGACATCAATGCGAGGCGTCGGCGGTAAATCTTGACACGGCCAGAATTTCGGGCATTTTTCGGCACGCCCGGGAGAATCTCCGGCTTTTCGGCTTTCCCCTACACAAATGATTGTGTAGACTTCTCCGAAGGAGTTTCCATGGCTCAAAGCACCCCAACCCACCAGCAATCCACCGGGTTCACACTCGTCGAACTGCTCGTGGTCATCGGCATCATTGCCCTGCTCATCTCCATTCTGCTGCCAAGCCTTCAACGAGCCCGTGCCTCAGCGGTCGTCGTGGCCTGCCAGAGCAACATCCGCCAACTCGCCACCGGCGTCTCGCTGTATGCCGTCGAGTACGAGAATGGCATCCCGCCCGGGATTCGCACTAGAACAACGCCGAGCTTTGCCGTCTTGAACCGATTTGAAAACCCAGTCGCGCCCAATGCTCGCTTCCGCAGCGCGGCCCGCTGGCACCGGGACTATATCATGCCGGTTCTGACCGACGAGACGCTCCAGATCAACGACAAGGGTTGGGCACGCTGGCTCGAGATCGCCAACGACTCGATCTACACCTGCCCACGCGGCCGAGACCGCCCAAACTCGTTCGTCGAGAGCGAGCCGGGCGTGTTCAATCCCTGGAAATCGGGCTATGCGATCAATGGCACGCTCGGCATCGACAGCGACGAATACGAGGCCGTGACGCAGAGCCCGACATCGACGCTCAACATCAACACACTGCGCGGCAGCTTCAAGCGTCTGACCGCCGTCAAGAACGCCTCGGAAACGATGCTTCTCATCGAGTCCGAGTCTGAAAACGAAGACGCTTGGCGTATGCAGCAGGGCAGTCTCGAACAGCCCTTCAAGTTCGCCGGACTTCCGCACCTTGAAAAGAACACCATCGCTTATGCCGACGGGCACGCCCAGACGATCGTGTTCGACGACATTCCCAATCCTGACCCGACCCCAGAAGAAGCCCGCGAGCAAATCCGCTGGGAAGGCTTCTGGCTCGGCGACTAATCTCAATACGCGAGGCCATGACTGATGGTCAGTCGTGGATTTACCCTTTGTTACGTTTAGCACTTGGAGGAAACATGCTCAAGAACATCCCACTCTCTGCCGCAGTTGCGGCAACGTTCGGCCTTGCCGCGATCTCCCACGCGGCGACTCTTGCCAGTGATTCGTTCATTGTTGGCCCGGCTGATCCCGGCAACGACGCGGCCGGGATCTATACGGTCGGCTCCACCATCGAAGGCACGAACCCTGACACGTTCGGCTTCGGACCGACAAACAACTGGGGCGCCGATGGAGGAACCTATGTTGCTGACGCGGCGGGCCTGACAATCAATGGTCTGGGTGGTGGTGGTGCGGTCATCGCCACCAACACGGCCGGTAATTTCGACCAAAGCGGACGTCTGATCACCGCTGACGCTTCAGCCGTTACCGACAGCCTATTCGTCGGCGTATTGATGAACCGCAGTGAAACCATGGTTGGCGGCTCCCCGACGGGTTTGAATGAGTTTCTCACCTCCGCCTTCCTTGGCCGCGTCGGTAGCGAAGGTGGTGGCCCGATGGAGTTCGGTATTATTGGCGACGATTTTGGTGTTAATGTCAATACCACAGGCGGTAACGTTGTTTCACGCACGACCGGTAGCCTCTACACCGCCGACACGACGGTTCTGCTCGTGCTGCGTGTGGATATCAATGATGCCGAGGGTGACGACGATAATTGGTCTTTGTTCGCATTCAACGAGGGTGACACGATCCTTGAGTCGGCCACTCCTGTACTAACCGGTACGGCCCAGCTTTGGGATGCTGATACGAACTTCGGGCCAGGTGCGATTCGTTTTGTCGAAAATGAGCCTGGCACTCTTGCTGGAACCACCTCGTTCACCTTCGACGAGTTCCGTGTCGGAACCACTTTTGAATCTGTGGTTCCCATCCCTGAACCCACGGCCGCTTTGAGCGTTCTCGGTGGCCTCGGCATGCTCGGCATGCGTCGTCGGCAACGCTGATCACCCGCTAAGTTTCAACCTCCACAGCCCGGCTCCCGCTTCACCGGGAGCCGGGCTTTTTCTACCCATACCCGCCAAGCCATGAACCGCATCTCCTCCATCACCCTTCTCTGTTCCACGCTCGTCGGCGCGACAGCCGTCGCAACGGTCGGACTCGAATCAGACCAGCTCATTCTGCGCGAGTCGTTCGACGCGGCCATGTACGACGCGGGACGCTTAGACCAACAGGCACCGGAAGTAACCGGCTTCGACACGGAGCGTGGCTGGTACGTGCAAAACTTTGACGCACGCATTGTTCCTGACGATGGCCTTGAATACGAAGGGCTCCCCAGCCAGCCAGGCTGCCTGCGCCTCACCACGCGAAACAGACAGTTTGCACAGACCGGTCGGCTGATGTCCGCCGAACTCCCCGCCGACGCGGATCAGCTGTTCATCTCTTACCTTGTCAGGCTCGACGACAGCCAGCGGGGCATCATTGCGATGAATGTCGGCCGCGAGGACGAGGTCAAGGGGCCGCTGGACTTCGGATTGTCCGACGGCCAGCCGTTGCTGCGGTATCAGACGACGGGTGACCCCGAATCCGCTTCGGCGAGTGAAACGGCCGTTGCTGTCGGCGAGACCGCCCTGCTCGTACTCCGCGTCGACATCGACCCGGCCGACGGTGATGACGACACCATCCGTTTTTTCGTCAACCCGGAATCAGACAGCGAGCCCGCCGACGATGATGCGGTGATCGAGGTGACCGGCCGGATCTGGCACGAAAGCAGCGAGTTTGGATCGTTGCAGCTGCGTCGCCAGAAGTCCGTCGACGGAGAACTTACCCGCACCGTTGTCGACGAACTGCGGATTGCTTCGACCTACGCTGGTTTGTTTGCCGAGTAACCCCCTACCAACCCACCCGATGATCAATCGACTTCTTCTTGCCGTGACAGCCTGCGCCGGATCGCTGTTCGGGTCCACCGCCCTTGCGGATGAACTCCCGGAACGACCAAACATCCTTTTCATCGCCATTGACGATCTTCGCCCGGACTTGGGAGCGTACGGCAATGAACTGATCCACAGTCCAAACATTGATGGGCTCGCCGAGTCGGGCGTTCGGTTTGACCGGGCATACTGCCAACAGTCGCTCTGCGCTCCTTCGCGCACCAGCCTTATGACGGGGCTGCGGCCGGGTGTTCCTGGCGTCAACGCCACCGACTCCCGAGACAAGAAAGTCATTGATCGCGTCGTCGCCGAGGCACTCACGCTCCCCGAGTACCTGCGATCCGGCGGTTACACGACGCTCTCGGTCGGGAAGATCTTTCACACCTATGACACGCAAGGGGAAGGTGCTTGGGACAAGCAACTTCGTCCCGGTGGCGGCAGTTATCAACTCGAGAGCAACCGGGAAGCCGAACGACGCCAGCGTGAGAAGATCAAGGAAGAAGGCTCGTCGGCACGTTGGCGATATGGCCGGGGCAACGCCGCCGAATCCGCTGACGCACCGGACGAAAACTACCAAACCCATCGCATCACCACCCGGGCGCTCACACTCCTCGACGAGCACATGAACGAGGATGCCGACGAACCGTTTTTCCTGGCCGTCGGCTACCACAAACCGCACCTGCCGTTCGTCGCGCCCAAGAAGTACTGGGATCTCTACGACCGTTCGGAGATCACACTGCCATCACGCGATGAGCCTGACGGAGCACCGGAGTATTCGCTGGTACCAAGTTGGTACGAAATGCGGCTCTACGGCGATGTTCCCCGCAACCGTTCGAGGAACGTCAACGATGCCAAGACCCTGGAGTACATCCACGGGTACTACGCCTGCATCAGTTTCGTGGATGCACAAGTCGGGCGGCTCATGGATGACCTTAAAGCACGCGACCTGCTCGACAACACCGTCGTCATCCTTTGGAGCGACCACGGGTTCAAGCTCGGCGACTACGGCGACTGGTCGAAGTACACCAACATGGAAATCGACACGCGCGTACCGTTGATCGTCGCCGGGCCGGGCGTCTCGTCCGACGACAGCGACGCGCTGGTCGAGCTGATCGACCTTTACCCGACGGTCGCGGAGCTGGTCGGGATGAGCGTGCCGGAGCATGTTCAGGGAACGAGCTTCGTGCCGCTGCTGAGCGAGCCGAGTACGCCGTGGAAGCGTGGTGCCCTGTCGTACTACGACCGTCGCAACCCCGACGGCGAAGGCTTCAGCATTCGCACCGAACGATACCGCTACACCGAATGGCGTGACTTCGAGACCGGCGAAGTGTTGGCTCGCGAGTTGTACGACCAAGCCGACGGCCCGATCGTCGACCGCAACCTCGCCGACGACCCTGCCTACGCCGAAATCGTCGCCAAACACGCCGCATTGCTGGACGCTGGCTGGGAAGCACTCGTCCCAACGACCGCCGTGGAGGCTCACTGATGCACACACCGACCGACCCCGCACTGACCGCTTCCACCGGCCCGAAGCTAATCGCATCGGCGTTGCCGAACATGCCTTGGCAAGAACGCCCGGCCGGTGACAACGAGCCGATGTGGCGTCATGCCGCCAACCCGATCATCGACCGACGCCCTTTCCCCGGTGCGGATCGCGTTTACAACTCGGCCGTTGTCCCTTGGAAAGGCGGCTTCGCGGGTGTCTTCCGCAATGACGGCCGCAACGGGTTGCCGTTCCTCCACGTCGGCCGTAGCGCCGACGGTCTCGCCTGGGACTTCGATCACGAGCCGATCCTGTTCCGCCAGGCCGACGGCTCGATCAAGCAAGGTTCGGCCGACTACGGCTACCAGTACGACCCGCGCGTCGTACCCATCGATGGCCGGCAATACGTCATCTGGTGCAACGACTTCCATGGCCCGACCATCGGACTCGGCTACACCGACGACTTCGAAACGTTCCACCAACTCGAAAACGCCTTCGTTCCGTTCAACCGAAACGGCGTGCTGTTCCCGCGCAAGATCGACGGCGACTACGTCATGCTCAGCCGACCGTCCGACAGCGGCCACACGCCCTTCGGCGACATCTATCTGAGCCGAAGTACCGACCTGATCCACTGGGGCCGACACCGCTACGTCATGGGCGCGAGCGGTCCGGGCTGGTGGCAGAATCTCAAGATCGGCGCGGGTCCCGCACCGATCGAGACCTCGGCCGGCTGGCTGCTGTTCTACCACGCCGTCACCAAGCTGTGTAACGGACTGGTCTACAGCATGGGCGTCGCGCTGCTCGACCTCAACGAGCCGGACAAGGTGCTCATGCGTGGCGACGGGTATGTGCTCACGCCGGAGATGCCGTACGAGACAACCGGGCTGACGCCAAACGTGATCTTTCCGTGCGCCGCCTTGTGCGACGGCGAAACCGGCCGGATCGCGGTTTACTACGGCGGCGCAGACACTTTCACCAACGTCGCGTATACCCGGATCGAGTTGATCCTCGATTGGCTCGAAGTTCATCGCATTCGTTGACACCGTGGCCAACACTCCACAAAGTCCTCACCAACATGATCCGACCAATCCTGCATCGTGCGATCGCTTCGATTGCATTTGTTTCCATTTGCGGCTCGGCCGCCCTGGCCCAGTTCACCCGAGAAGATCTCCGCGACGGCAAAGACCGCCCCGCCAAGACCGCACTCGAACGCGCGGCCGAACGCAACGCCAATCGCATCAACGACGCCGAAGAAGCAGGCCAGCCCAACATCATCTTCTTCATCGTCGACGACCAGTATCGCGAACGGATCAACCAACTCCCCGAAGGCCGCAACGACGACGGCTCGCCGGCCAACTACACCCCAACGCTCGACCGGATGGCCGAGCAGGGCGTCATCCTCGACGGCATGCACGTCCCGTCGGCGGTCTGCATCCCGACGCGGTTCAGCGCGCTCACTGGTACCTACGGCAGCCGCGCGACCAACGACGAGATGCGGAAACGCTTCGCCCTGCATGGATTTCCACCGACCGGACAGAACACCCACATCCTCCCGGGCGAGACACGCACGATCGCCCACCTTCTCAAGGAAGCCGGCTACGTCACTGGCATGGTCGGCAAGAACCATGTCGTCGAAGTCAAGGGCTTTAAGCGATCACGTCACGACGAGGACATCAACGACCCGACCGTCGCAAAACGTCTCATTGATAATCAGGATAAAGTCCGCCGAGCATTTCACGCATCGGGTTTCGACTATGCCGAACGGCTCTACCACGACAACCTCCACCCCAACGGCCCCGGTGCACTGCTCGCGCACAACCTCGACTGGATCACCGAGGGCGCGCTGGAGTTCATCGAAGACAACCACGAGAAACCGTTCTTCCTGTTCTACTCCAGCACGCTTCCGCACGGTCCGAACGCGCCACGCTACTCGTGGCGGGCCGATCGCCGCATCACGCCGATCGGCATGCTCGACGAGCCAGTGAAAATCCTCGCGTCGCAGTGGGACATCACCAAAGCCCTTGAAAACGCCGGCATCGAAGACGATCACCGCGGCAACGGTGTCTGGATCGACTCGGCCATGGCCGCTCTCGAGGCCAAGCTCGAGGAGTTCGGAATCGCCGACAACACCATCATCATCTACTTCAACGATCACGGCGTGGAAGCCGGCAAAACGTCGGTGTTCCAGGGCGGCATGCAGACATATTCATTCGTCTACGGCCCCGACCGCTGGATCGAGGGTGAGCGCCGTGAAGATGCGCTGATCAGCAGCGTCGACCTCGCACCGACGATGCTCGCCTGGGCCGGTGCCGACCCTACCGTGCATGCCGCGACCCTCGACGGCGTCAGCGCCGCCCCGGTCATCAGCGGCCAAGTTCAAGCCACACGCACGTCGGTCTACGGCGAGATCGGTTACTCCCGCTCCATCCGCATCGGCGACTGGAAGTACATTGCCCTCCGCCCGTCACCCTACATCGAGGACATGAGCCTCGAAGACCGGCAGGCCATCCTCGACAAGTGGTTCGCCCGCCGTGACGCGATGGGCCGACGCCGGGAAGCCAACGAAGCGACCGACCCGTTCCCGCACATCATGGACATCCCCGGCGGCGTCGACAACACCTGGGGCCCGATGCGCAAGCACCCCCACTACTTCGACCGCGACCAGCTTTATAACCTCGCCGAAGATCCCAACGAACAGGTGAACCTCGCGGCCGACCCGGCCTACGCCGATATTCTCGCGACGCTCCGCCTCGAACTCGCCGACCAACTTGCCGACCTCCCCGGCCAGTTCGGAGAGTTCCCCGGCAACGGTACCCCCGCACCGGACATGCCGGACACCGACCAATCAAGCCGATGAATATCGCTCTGATCAAAAGTTGGCTCCTCATCACGGTCGGCTTGAGCCTTGCGATGGCTTCCCGCGCTGGAGCACTGCCAGCTCAATCCAAGCCCAACATCGTCGTTTTCACCGTCGACGACATGGACTTCACGTCGGTCAACGCTTTCGGCAACCCGATGGCCGGGCTCACGCCGAACATCGACCGCTTGGTAGCCGAAGGAACCAACTTTCCCAACGCACATGTGTCCACGCCCGCCTGTGCCCCCTGCCGGCAAAGCATGATGACCGGCAAACATCCGCACGCCAACGGGTCGTATGGGTTTGTCCGCATCGATCCCGACGTCGTCTCGCTCACGGACCTGCTCCGCGAACAAGGCTATTTCGCTGGCTCGATCGGCAAGGGCGGTGCTTACGGCGGCTTCGAATGGGATGCGTTCGTCGACTTCACGCCTGACTACGGCCGCAATCCGCAAGGCTACGTCGAAGCTGCGCGGGTGATGCTGGATAAAGCCGCACAAAAGGACGGTCCGTTCTATCTCGGCATCAACACGACCGACCCACACCGCCCGTTTGCGGCTTCCGATCAGGAACGCAACTACATCGAATACCGCCGCCGAAACCACCCTGACTGGGACAATCCACCGGCCCCGGTTTTTCCCGCGTTTACCACCGCCGAGGATGCGTATGTCATCCCCTATGTGCCCGACTTGGGGCCGGTCCGACGTGAGCTGGCCGAGTACTACACGAGCGTGCGCCGGGCCGACCACACCCTCGGACTTGTTCTGGACCTTCTTGACAAAAGAGGTCTGCTCGACGACACGCTTTTCGTGTTCTTCAGCGATCACGGCGCATCGCTGCCGATGGGCAAGAACAACCTCTTCAAGCATTCGACGCAAACGCCCCTGATCCTTCGTTGGCCCGGGCATGTGCCTGGCGCGACGTCTCGCGATGCCCCCATGGTCTCGACGCTCGACTTGATGCCGACGCTTCTTGAAGTCGCGAATGCACCCACGCCCGATGATCTCAATGGCCGCACCCTTTGGCCCTTGATTCGCGGCGATGATCAAACCGATCGCGACGCGGTGCTGACCACGAACAACTTCAAACAGCCGGGCCGCATCGTTTACCCAAGTCGCGCGGTGACCACACCGCGATACTCATACATCGTCAACTTCTGGGCGGACGGCCGGAGGAAGGACACCGAGAACATGCAGGGCCGATCGATGCAAGCGATCGAGAAAGCCGCCGAGCAGACCGGACGAGAAGACTTGGAAGCGTATGTCGAGTTCGCGCGCTACCGCCGGGTAGGCGACGAGCTGATTCGCGAAGAAATCTACGATTTATCGCGTGATCCCTGGAGCCGACGGAATCTGATCGACGATCCCGAGTACGCGAAAGTCAAGGACGATCTGCGGAAGAAGATGGAAGCCCGAATGAAGGCGAGTAACGATCCATTGCTCGATGCATTTTTGGCCGGCGGCAGCTTCCCCAAGTGGTGGGACGACCCGAGCCAGATGCGGGCTCGCAACTTCAAACCAATACACTGACGAGCCCGTCGAAACGGTCGCGTCCAGCAACCTGAGCAAGCTTGCCGACATTTGCGGCAACGCATGAGCATGGTGGCGAGAAGCCCACTCGGGTAACTTGTCGGCATGGCCCGGCCGAACCTACTCGTGATCCTCATGGACGACTTGGGCTGGGCGGACCTGGGTTGCTACGGCAGCACGTTTTACGAGACGCCGCGTCTCGATCGACTCGCGGCCCAAGGGGTTCGGTTTACCGATGGCTACGCCGCGGCACCGGTGTGTTCGCCGACCCGAGCGAGCCTGCTCACCGGCCAGTACCCCGCGCGGCTCAACCTCACGAACTTCATCCCTGGCAATGCGACCGGCAAACTCGCCGGGCCACCCTTTCGCCATCATCTGCCCGATGGGGCCGTGACCATCGCCGGCCTCCTGCGTGACGCCGGCTACCGCACCGGCCACATCGGCAAGTGGCACCTGGGCAATCCCCGCAACGGCCACGGGCCGCTCGACGCCGGTTTCGACCGCAACATCGCCGGCTGTAGTCGGGGGCTTCCCAACAACGGCTTCTTCAGCCCCTATGGCATGCCCGCCGAGGCCAACCTGCCCGATGGTCCCGATGGCGAGTACCTCACCGACCGCCTGACCGACGAGGCGATCGACGAACTCCACGCCGCGGCCGACGACAACCGTCCGTTCTTCATGCACCTGAGCCACTACGCCGTGCATGTCCCGATCCAGGCACCCGAACCGCTCGTCGAAAAGTACCGGACCAAGGCCGAGCGTCTGGGCCTCGACCGCGCGGACGTGATCGTGCCCGGCGAACACTTTCCGACACGTCACAAAGCAGACCAACGCATCGAACGCCGCATCATCCAGAGCGATCCGGCCTACGCGGCGATGGTCGAGAACATGGACACCAACATCGGCCGACTCCTCGACGCGCTCGATGAACTCGGCATGGCCGACGACACGCTGGTGCTTTTCACCAGCGACAACGGCGGACTGGCTACCGCTGAGGGTTCGCCGACGTGCAACGCACCGCTGAGCGAGGGCAAGGGCTGGACGGCCGACGGCGGCCTGCGTGAGCCGTTCATCATGCGCTGGCCGGGCGTGACGCCGGCGGGTGCCGAGTGCGGCGTGCCGGTGACGACGCCGGACATCCTACCGACCTTCGCCTCGGCAGCGGGGATGGAGCTGCCGGAGGATCTTCCGATCGATGGCGAGAGCCTGCTGCCGTTGCTGCGGTCGCCGGAGGTCGCATTCGATCGCCCCGGCATCTACTGGCACTACCCGCACTACAGCAACCAGGGCGGAACACCCAGCAGCGCGATCCGTGCCGGGCGTTGGAAGCTCATCGAGTTTTACGAGGATGACCGCGTCGAGTTGTACGACCTCGCCACTGACATCGGCGAGGCCCGCGACCGGGCTGCCGACGAGCCGGACATCGCTGCCGACCTGCGTCGGCGTTTGCAAACATGGCGGGCCTC
The Planctomycetota bacterium DNA segment above includes these coding regions:
- a CDS encoding sulfatase, with amino-acid sequence MARPNLLVILMDDLGWADLGCYGSTFYETPRLDRLAAQGVRFTDGYAAAPVCSPTRASLLTGQYPARLNLTNFIPGNATGKLAGPPFRHHLPDGAVTIAGLLRDAGYRTGHIGKWHLGNPRNGHGPLDAGFDRNIAGCSRGLPNNGFFSPYGMPAEANLPDGPDGEYLTDRLTDEAIDELHAAADDNRPFFMHLSHYAVHVPIQAPEPLVEKYRTKAERLGLDRADVIVPGEHFPTRHKADQRIERRIIQSDPAYAAMVENMDTNIGRLLDALDELGMADDTLVLFTSDNGGLATAEGSPTCNAPLSEGKGWTADGGLREPFIMRWPGVTPAGAECGVPVTTPDILPTFASAAGMELPEDLPIDGESLLPLLRSPEVAFDRPGIYWHYPHYSNQGGTPSSAIRAGRWKLIEFYEDDRVELYDLATDIGEARDRAADEPDIAADLRRRLQTWRASVDARYPTPALPPAPPLHTRPE